The Primulina huaijiensis isolate GDHJ02 chromosome 6, ASM1229523v2, whole genome shotgun sequence genomic sequence ATAAAGGTATCCCAAGACCAATATTATCTAAAGACTCAAATTTTACGACGTTAACCTGCATCACAGCAGATTTGTCAAATGGATGACACAAACACAAAGCAATAACACATACTGGAGAATAAATTCCGAGAGGATAGATATTTATGCGAGGTGTGGATGGAGGACAAACTCACTGATTGAAAACATAATGAAACATAGAGATATGTTAGAGTGGGGGACAGTACTATGGATATCTATTAAAGAGGCATACTGAGTGAATCAGTCCTCAAGGAGATGTAGGCATTCACAAGGACTTCGAGAAaccaataaattaaaaattttaatcggTCAATGAGAGATATTTGTCAACCTTGATTGCGTTCTGAACACTTTGCACATCTTCAAACTCGACAAAGGCATAGCAAACACCAGTATCCTGTTAACCATGGCCACATTTAGATAATGAAATTACATTACCACATGATGCCATATGAAATCAAGGAACATCAGAATGAAAAAGAACCTTGCGGTTCCTCAAAAAAACTCCATCCTGCTTGATTTTaccgaaaattttaaactcttgTAGAATATCTAGTGTCATTACTGTAGACGGCAAGTTCCTCACATAAACGGATTTTGATTCTCCTGAGAAAATATTTGCCAAAGTTAATGAAGTTGAATAATAagaaagaaaaagtataattccATCCGTAAGAACTTAGTGTCAACAAGTCAACACAATACGTTAGGTACATCTTACAAATTCTCCACAAATGCCTAGTTTCTTCATGACATAAGGCCCAAGCAAAAAAAATGAACCAACATTCAAATATCCATCAGATACAAGCTTAGGCCCGGGCCAATTCACTTTTCTTTTGTCAATGTTAAAACTCCCCATCACATTATTAATGTCAGTAAAAGTGAAGAGATGTCATTTAGAGTAAATGAGCTTCAGCGTAAAACACAACACAGTCAAACAGTAGAACTAAATAAATAAGCATTTCCATAAAACAAAGATAAAACTTACAACCTACCTTCATCTTGTGAAAAAGCTTCTTCCGTGACATCTGGAACAGTATTCAGCGCACTGGGAATTGACTGCTGGGGTAAAGGCGGCGACACATGATTCCAGTCTGAAACATATGGTGTGCTCTGAGAGAATGCTGGTGGATAGCTAACTGATGATGAAGATTTTCCTTTCGCCCGCAACTTCGCATGTTGAAAGCATATAAATATAAACAGCACGAAGCGGAGGAAAAATAATCAGTCAGAATATGTaacgaaaacaaaaaaaatcaataaaggAAATAAGCAATAAAAAGTGGAAATTGCAATTAGCTTTAACATAACTTCCCCAGGAACATATATTTGAAAGAACTACCACAAAGGAAGTGCTATTGTTAAAATATGCTGCTCAAATGTCAAAAAACAGAGAAAAATAGGAAATGAGTGGAAACCACTTTCAGCATACAGGAATCTGGGTATAACCTCAATTGAAAGTTTGAAACACTTGCAATATCAATATCCAATATGTAACTGATAGCAGATACACCAATGAGCAATCAGCTAAAGTTGATAATACTGGATTGATTGCCAATGACCTTCTTTCTCACTAAAGTAAATGTGACTATCAAATCTACATGCTCGAGTCATATGTCATGCTTCCATTGAGTCTAAATCAAACAGAGGCAgggtattatttatatattgttaCAACGATATCAAACACACACGTATATATGATGACTCAAATTATACCATCTGATCCACATCTACTCAAAATGTCACTCACAATTGAAGCATAAGTCAGCTTCTCAGGCTCTAATACTGGTTCCGGTTCCTCCTCTGCAGAAAGCTGAGCCTCCGGCAAAGCAGTCATGGTACTTTGATGCGAGTCACTATTTTCTTCCACTGGATTTTCAACTTCTAGTTCATTAGTTTCAGGCTCGTGTTCTGGCTCAGGCTCAGGCTCCTGATGATAGAATTCTTGATAACCGTACTCATGGTCAGGCTCATCTCCTTCAATATGAACTGAGTTAACATAGTCACGAGCCTCCTCCTCCAAGGCATAGTCTGATACTGTTCAAAACAAATGCTTCAGCCTGATGATTACACAGTCACAAGATACCTTTTTCCTCCTTACAAAAATGTTTCATCAACAACAACATATATCTCaacatttaaatttttgtttgagAGTGGAAAGAAAAAAGTGTGTTTGCGTATGAATATGAAAATACAAAGACAGAACTTCATTTACTTTAACCATAATACTTTGCAAATGAAATCTAAAACCACAGCATACTTACAAACAGGGAAAGTCCCAATTGAAGGAAAGACAAAAGTGAATTCATAAACATGCAATTACTGATATGAAAAAAGTGAGTGAATGCATAAAAAGTGATTATTGATGATgataaagatattttttttaaaagtctaAAGCTAAACAGCATCCATACAAAACATGTGTAAGACCATTTGGAGCTGATAATGCCTGCCTCTACTACCTGTGCCAaaggatttttttatttttgcctTCAAAAGTGGTTAACAAAGGAATTCGTAAGAAAGAAATTTCTGTCTACAAGGAAGTATCGAGTACTGAAATCTCAAAAAAAGCTCAACCGATTAGCCAACTTACCAGGTGGATCAGGAAGGTTGGTAGGAACAGTTGGTTTATAATCGGAAGCCTGTTCCTGCACTTCTGGAGCTGAAGACTGGGGACCAACTTCCTCATCACCAAAGTGAAACATATCATTCAGAACAAAATAACCTTTCTCTTGTGGGGCGAGAAAGAAAGTCTGCACAAATTTCTTCCACCTGGTAGTATCTCTAGATTTCAAAGAACCAGTAACAACCACGAGAACACCTTCATTCCAAGATTGAAGGGAATTTATTGTCTTGATTTCAATTCCAGTGATATCTAGCGACATTATTAGCTGATGAATTTGCTGCAGGAAAAAGGAAATAAGCATGACATACACATATAGAAGGGGAAATAATGTACATGATCTCCTAAGTTAACCACCAAATGCAGCAAATGACTTTTGTATAATTTGCACAAAGTACAGATACAGTAAATAGATATCAACGGTGAAAGGTACGTGCAACAGCAGAAAGCATAAATGTAACTGTAAGTTAGTGACACAAAATCTTGTTAGAAGCAGGATTCATTGGATAGTTCTCAATACTGAAAATTAAGAAATGCGGACTGCTGCTGTTGGATCACAAATCATGTCAGTTCATCGATTCATACAACAGACAAATTCAATAAACAGGATCTCTTTCATATAATTCAAGTTACATATGTATAATCCAGATCTCTAGGAATGGCATTTGAAGAAAGTTTTCAGAAGATCATTCCACAAGGCAAAGCAGGAAGAATTAAACACCGTCCGGTTACTCATCTTTGTCTTCTGGATGATGTGACTTTTAACACCATTAACatgtcaaaaaagaaaaagacatTTTTTATGCATACCAATGCCAAAGTTCAATAGTTTCATAATTCCATGTTTCATATATGGTTATGACTAAGCATTAGAGTCAGCAAAATATGCCGTGTAACTCTAGCGTtaaaaattcaaccatttgGCGTAGAATTTGTAGATCACATTagttatattttcaataaagaaagaatacGTGCATAATTCAATAAAACAGAATTGCTCTAAGATGTTTTAACATCAAACTATGCAATACTCCATCAGCAGCTCATACTATGTAGgagttaaataataaaaagatatGCATTGAAGACATGGACTTTTGGTAGCTTTCTGAAAGAAACAGTGAAACAAAACACATGACCTAAAAAGTTTATCTTGAAAATATGGTAAACATCACAGAGGAAACCGTCACCTAGAAGGAAATTGCAAACACAGATTTCTTTATACAACAATTTCCATGCCCCCAAAGACTAGAAACCAGCAAAAATAAATCATCCTTAGATCACTGATGTCAAAACTAAAAACCATCGAGTCATCaccataaatcaaaatttcaacatAATTCAATCTGAAGAAGGACATCGACACTCAAAAGCAATAATCAtgttaaaaagaaacaaagaaaAGAGGAAAATTGGGTTTAAAGTCCACACCATCATATCGTTTGCAGGATTCACTGTATCCCCATCAATTCTAATCATAGAGCTTTCATCAGTGTAAAACCGATGCACATAATCCCGCTGCTGCTGAAACACCTGATAATACTGCTGGACGAAGTACGATCCAATctaatatttcataaaaaaaaaatccacccATAAGGACTCGCAAGATgactttttaaaaaagaaacatacaACAAAACATCACGCAATACGTAAACAAACCATAAGATTACCTGAGTAACGGTCACTGGTGCAGCGCCATGATTAGTCATTCTCCCCCCTGCAAAAACCTCCACAAACCACAGCGATCCCAAAAACCCTAGATCGGAAAGATCTCTAGGgttcaaacaaataaataattgttttaatccCAGAACAAAATCTCTCACAAAGGTTTGTTCTTGCGATTATATATAGTAAAGAATTACCACAAAAactgaaaatataaaactacTGGTCCCTGAAACAGCgtctttctttattatttatacgcgcaaatataatttttgtagtTCCCGAAACGAGAAAATAAAGAGGTAGGCTCGCGTGCGGAGTAAAAATTTGTAGGGAGAATCAATCGATCGATCGACGGATCTTCGATTGAGCGAATGCGTGTGTGTGCGCGAAGCAGTGTgtgaataatatttaatttaactgTTAATTTTCCTATTTAACGATTTCCACATTAGAATGACTTGTGGAGAATACATTTGATTGATATAGATTTTCATTAAAACTAAATTTAGTTCTAAtaagaaatatttcttttataaataaaaattaattaattaatataatcttatattttttatgaattaatcttatatttatgtttgtatattataacatattaaaaaatccatgaaattaaaattgaaGGAAATTTGTCGAATTTCACGTAAGTtgtcatattatttttttttatcctatAAATTGTCGTAGTTGAGCGGTAACgagttttagttttatattatttCGTCGAGATGTAAgagtgtcaattcgggtgggggttgggtcgggttgacCAAcaatactattcaaaaattgtccAACTCGAACCCGAGCCCGAACCCGATCAACCTGTTCAATCCAATTAACtcgatttcgattttttttaaaaaaattttttaagaaaaataaataaaattcaaaaaaaatataatttttttaatttaaacacataattacaatatctccctcatatatatgatttaaatctgaaagtctaattgtagaaaaataaaataaatttattaaatcaaataaacaattgtttagaaaataaaaaatatcaaaataaatattaaattatgaaaatttattatataaatatacaataaatattttttcagaaatataatatataaaaatatagccaatatttattaattatatttttttaaataaattaaaattttcgggttcgaacccaacccaacccgatcaattttttcgggtcagcaTCGGGTCCAATCTGATCTGACCTGAACCCAAAAACTCCAAactcaaacttgatttttttcgagTTGAATAGTGTCGGATTGGTAGATCGTATCTGATTTCGACGCCTCTGTCGAAACGTGGTATtgagaattatttttaaaaaaattaatagttcaatgaaatataaatccgaaaaatatatgaaacccagcccatttaaagaaaaagggcaAAGGCCCAGCCCAAATCCTATAAAACCCTAGATCCTTCCATACTCCGGATTTCAGTTGGATTTCGAGGACTGTAAAAATGTCGAAGCGAGGTATGATCTTGAATTGAAAACTCTTCTTCTATGTTTCCATTTCTAATACAATCGTTTGCTGCTATTTTTGTTTCTGAAATTCTTCTGTTTTTGAGCAGGACGCGGAGGATCGGCGGGGAACAAGTTCAGGATGTCACTGGGTCTACCGGTGGCGGCGACGGTGAACTGCGCCGACAACACTGGGGCGAAGAATCTCTACATTATATCGGTCAAGGGAATCAAGGGAAGGCTCAACAGGCTTCCCTCAGCTTGCGTCGGCGACATGGTGATGGCTACTGTGAAGAAGGGGAAACCGGATCTCAGGAAGAAGGTTATGCCAGCCGTTATCGTTCGCCAACGCAAGCCTTGGCGCCGAAAGGACGGTGTTTTCATGTACTTCGAAGGTATTTCGTCCTAGCGGACGCAAACTTAGGTTTTGttagcttctttttttttccttcctgCTGCTCCTGGTTTGATTGTACGGTTGCTTGTTGCGTGATTCCTGATTTCACTTGTATTTATGATCTCATTGGTTGCTTGAATTTAATATTACATATATACACGTGCATATTatcacatatacatatattatacCTGTGCATATATTAGAGGCAACTgccaaagaaaacaaaattaagACTTTATGTGAAATTTTTCTGAAGTTCCAATTTTTGCCTCCCGAATTCCATTGAATGTTTGATTTGTCCACTCTATTTGTATATTGGCTCCTGGAATACTCATGTGCTCGTGATGATAGCACGCTAAACTTTCTACCACTGGTTTTAAATTTGTCGTTATGTTGTTTACTGCGTTAGTTAACCAGGCCTGCTTAGTAGCGGCAAggaaatcttttatttttccttaattgTAGGTATCAGGGTGTGGTCTTGATATGCCCTTTTACATTCCCATTCAGAAATGACTAAT encodes the following:
- the LOC140979681 gene encoding nuclear transport factor 2-like isoform X2, translating into MTNHGAAPVTVTQIGSYFVQQYYQVFQQQRDYVHRFYTDESSMIRIDGDTVNPANDMMQIHQLIMSLDITGIEIKTINSLQSWNEGVLVVVTGSLKSRDTTRWKKFVQTFFLAPQEKGYFVLNDMFHFGDEEVGPQSSAPEVQEQASDYKPTVPTNLPDPPDYALEEEARDYVNSVHIEGDEPDHEYGYQEFYHQEPEPEPEHEPETNELEVENPVEENSDSHQSTMTALPEAQLSAEEEPEPVLEPEKLTYASILRAKGKSSSSVSYPPAFSQSTPYVSDWNHVSPPLPQQSIPSALNTVPDVTEEAFSQDEGESKSVYVRNLPSTVMTLDILQEFKIFGKIKQDGVFLRNRKDTGVCYAFVEFEDVQSVQNAIKASPIQLAGRQVYIEERRPNSGPTRGGRGRGRGRGGLGGRTFGRGGDQNGSETSSRLRANGFRGI
- the LOC140979681 gene encoding nuclear transport factor 2-like isoform X1; amino-acid sequence: MTNHGAAPVTVTQIGSYFVQQYYQVFQQQRDYVHRFYTDESSMIRIDGDTVNPANDMMQIHQLIMSLDITGIEIKTINSLQSWNEGVLVVVTGSLKSRDTTRWKKFVQTFFLAPQEKGYFVLNDMFHFGDEEVGPQSSAPEVQEQASDYKPTVPTNLPDPPVSDYALEEEARDYVNSVHIEGDEPDHEYGYQEFYHQEPEPEPEHEPETNELEVENPVEENSDSHQSTMTALPEAQLSAEEEPEPVLEPEKLTYASILRAKGKSSSSVSYPPAFSQSTPYVSDWNHVSPPLPQQSIPSALNTVPDVTEEAFSQDEGESKSVYVRNLPSTVMTLDILQEFKIFGKIKQDGVFLRNRKDTGVCYAFVEFEDVQSVQNAIKASPIQLAGRQVYIEERRPNSGPTRGGRGRGRGRGGLGGRTFGRGGDQNGSETSSRLRANGFRGI
- the LOC140978665 gene encoding large ribosomal subunit protein uL14; the encoded protein is MSKRGRGGSAGNKFRMSLGLPVAATVNCADNTGAKNLYIISVKGIKGRLNRLPSACVGDMVMATVKKGKPDLRKKVMPAVIVRQRKPWRRKDGVFMYFEDNAGVIVNPKGEMKGSAITGPIGKECADLWPRIASAANAIV